The following proteins are co-located in the Apium graveolens cultivar Ventura chromosome 5, ASM990537v1, whole genome shotgun sequence genome:
- the LOC141661263 gene encoding AP2/ERF and B3 domain-containing transcription factor At1g51120-like — protein MKDLMNVTAHMFGKASGSNSLSHNQSCTKRARHDKTIRSSSSKGVVALMNGNWAAHVFVNHNWTCIGIFKTEEEAEMAYDSVDESLRKTETIAQEPNILKQVCTAGSLSCRSVNIFQAQRQQDCTRTCLFEKVLTASDVGMLYRIVIPKMYTSCFPCDSHKLAFYDQSMTLWNFRYGVWKGSNSYVLSSGWKDFVRAKDLRSVDKVIFFKCELFETGSAVHTYFAIDVEYNANRVQVEEANRGKYVIGDGEKLHSKEGVQNFGLEPNHSGNADTRLEMDIEGDSDLNITDSRKAPENSVMLFGVKIA, from the coding sequence ATGAAGGATCTCATGAATGTCACAGCACATATGTTCGGCAAAGCTTCAGGTTCGAACAGTTTGAGTCATAATCAATCATGTACTAAGCGTGCAAGGCATGATAAAACTATCCGTAGTTCGAGTTCTAAGGGAGTCGTTGCTCTAATGAATGGGAACTGGGCAGCACATGTTTTTGTAAATCATAACTGGACTTGCATAGGGATTTTTAAGACAGAGGAGGAAGCAGAGATGGCATATGATAGTGTCGATGAAAGCTTGCGAAAGACAGAAACAATTgcacaagaaccaaatattctgAAACAAGTCTGCACTGCTGGTAGCCTTTCTTGCAGGTCTGTCAATATTTTCCAGGCACAGAGGCAACAAGATTGTACACGTACCTGTCTATTTGAAAAGGTACTTACTGCTAGCGACGTAGGTATGCTCTACAGAATTGTGATTCCGAAAATGTATACTAGTTGCTTCCCATGCGATTCCCATAAGCTAGCTTTCTATGACCAGTCGATGACACTCTGGAATTTTCGCTATGGTGTCTGGAAGGGAAGTAACAGTTATGTCTTATCTAGTGGCTGGAAAGATTTTGTGCGAGCAAAGGATCTGAGATCAGTGGACAAAGTTATTTTCTTCAAGTGTGAGCTTTTTGAGACGGGGTCAGCTGTTCACACTTATTTTGCAATTGATGTGGAATATAATGCTAATAGAGTACAAGTTGAGGAAGCTAACAGGGGAAAATATGTCATTGGTGATGGCGAAAAATTGCATTCCAAGGAAGGGGTGCAGAACTTTGGCCTTGAACCGAATCACAGTGGAAATGCAGATACCAGGCTCGAGATGGATATCGAGGGTGACAGTGACTTGAACATAACTGATTCCAGGAAAGCACCGGAGAATAGTGTCATGCTCTTCGGTGTGAAAATTGCTTAA